One Misgurnus anguillicaudatus chromosome 22, ASM2758022v2, whole genome shotgun sequence DNA segment encodes these proteins:
- the c22h9orf85 gene encoding uncharacterized protein C9orf85 homolog translates to MSSQKGNVSRSRGQKHQNATAFKNDKYGASVQVKKAKAKMHDGLCQRCKDVLEWKVKYNKYKPLTQPRKCVKCLQKTVKDAYHIICKPCALKLELCAKCGKKEEIAIPIDQELEEGGEEDSNNRQDKGNRQEEDDEDFDDIDSNDSDCNSDTDAKVK, encoded by the exons ATGAGTTCTCAAAAAGGAAATGTTTCCCGTTCACGGGGTCAAAAACATCAGAATGCGactgcatttaaaaatgacaaatacgGTGCAAGCGTCCAAGTTAAG AAAGCCAAAGCAAAGATGCATGATGGTCTGTGTCAGCGCTGCAAAGATGTCTTGGAGTGGAAAGTCAAGTACAACAAATATAAGCCCCTTACACAGCCAAGAAAAT GTGTGAAGTGTCTTCAGAAAACTGTGAAGGATGCCTATCATATAATATGTAAGCCGTGTGCACTCAAGTTGGAGCTTTGTGCCAAATGTGGAAAGAAGGAAGAGATTGCTATTCC AATTGACCAAGAGCTTGAAGAAGGAGGAGAGGAGGACAGCAACAACAGACAAGATAAAGGGAACAGGCAGGAAGAAGATGATGAAGATTTTGATGACATTGACTCTAATGATAGTGACTGTAACAGTGATACAGATGCAAAAGTAAAGTAA